In Juglans regia cultivar Chandler chromosome 13, Walnut 2.0, whole genome shotgun sequence, the following proteins share a genomic window:
- the LOC108988508 gene encoding ENHANCER OF AG-4 protein 2-like gives MAPARRRGANNKGKDKSQLSLGDLVLAKVKGFPAWPAKISRPEDWKLSPDPKKYFVEFFGTREIGFVAPLDIQTFTNEVKSKLLARCQGKTVKCFAQAVKEICVAFDELQKKKSSGLGDHTDGSDVGPDAPSANGVEDDGGEVDLKGETGKMTYKGETPNGAVSDSGSKLDHCSQRQGGAESQEVKPSVPCRENDHLSLIMSPQKNNRISDGAKPKEVVSPTTSPDNSLFLKKEVTVGKNVEDDTFCTKQRGEAQKVLTNGHKSKKIGASKKRCGSEVGLNKTSTSALTSLKVDSEGHSVDSSESLERSKDGVKVKNDSGRSMREFSSSPLKADSGINAGKNSKDLLKAKKQFKVADKMPDSGVDPDEQAKEKPSGKEKRAQHGHGKPNRGANDVLHPAKKSKCEDMGDVATHGAHARRIKSDSPRPNAIDKKALKTPEFKGSLSCVKAETNLASRGQSCNFGSNASGDEAALPVTKRRRRAMEAMSDSETLPADDKTERKSVSVKNDVSCSSGIKVTGIQQHKKRRAVCLFDDDDDNDRKTPVHGGSARNIRASLYVSDATRSSEAQNDCSKDALHVGVSTGLEDGHSKEFSSEVQNESLSPGECQTDVKMPEKEIATHISCSPRKLYSEQLSSKESKEQSSLKEAKSMLISPRKSPHSGPVTRPVAEQHKVAEQHKVAKALIKVSATVTQKKVHAGSAKGLGVVSNGMNSSQNQETTQRNRPSSGERSKAPPKSISRIGESTVLIDNSVEYDSLPSERMEAVREDKSSSLADSKTPESVMSMKHLIAAAQAKRRQAHSQNFSLGIFSSFVSAPDVPGRSPSPPTVQYLLTGTSNVLQEDLQGLHYPTNLDSPLNHGHQSPLRNQFDVEEIEERRVSSGHRTAGGSLSGGTEAAVARDAFEGMIETLSRTKESIGRATRLAIDCAKYGIANEVVELLIRKLETEASFHRKVDLFFLVDSITQCSHSQKGIAGASYIPAVQAALPRLLGSAAPPGAVARENRRQCLKVLRLWLERKILPESILRPYMDDIGVSNDDTSTGLSLRRPSRAERAVDDPLREMEGMLVDEYGSNATFQLPGLLSSHVFEDEEDDFPSTSVKEAGDALVVDADAAHALEDSETHTIPPNDRRHCILEDVDGELEMEDVSGHLKDERPSFINGSLKMDSQLQSLNGTLEFACSNSTELPPLPEGSPPLPLDSPPPPPPLPPSPPPPPPPLSPSPPPPPPPPSQPAPLQSQLPPPPPPPPLSHSGAPPLLVAQSSLPAQSSLLSQPFLPPQSSIQSSPQLAYQPPVPHEYCSTSSGNQLVQMAGHGGHIDNTQRSEMFPQQSSCFTSTGVSNSREPSGFNSSRQLEYGHNDMYLNPQISQTNQQFQQGDTSFTQRPIHPAPPHNQPSHFSYTKPTIQQHAQHSYHHPYSLPSLPDGQRRFVADEQWRMPSGDFKTEHQHGGWMNGERAHLGPTFGQEGYFRPQANNIGFQRSAPNNLPAGAPISGPGVSQMFPCRPDISALNCWRPA, from the exons ATGGCTCCGGCGCGTAGACGCGGAGCGAACAACAAAGGCAAGGACAAGAGCCAGTTGAGTCTGGGCGATCTTGTCCTCGCAAAGGTCAAGGGCTTCCCTGCCTGGCCCGCCAAg ATTAGCAGACCTGAAGACTGGAAGCTGTCACCTGACCCCAAGAAATACTTTGTCGAATTCTTTGGAACACGAGAAAT AGGTTTTGTTGCCCCTCTGGATATTCAGACCTTCACTAATGAGGTTAAGAGTAAATTATTAGCCCGGTGCCAGGGTAAAACAGTTAAGTGCTTTGCTCAAGCTGTGAAGGAAATCTGTGTGGCATTTGATGAGttgcaaaaaaagaaatcaagtgGTTTGGGAGATCATACTGATGGATCAGATGTTGGGCCTGATGCTCCCTCTGCTAATGGGGTAGAGGATGATGGGGGTGAGGTTGACTTAAAGGGTGAGACTGGTAAGATGACATACAAAGGAGAAACACCGAATGGGGCTGTAAGTGATTCTGGCTCGAAGTTGGACCACTGCTCACAGAGACAAGGTGGAGCTGAAAGTCAAGAAGTAAAGCCATCTGTCCCCTGTCgagaaaatgatcatttgtCTCTGATTATGTCTCctcagaaaaataatagaatatctgATGGTGCAAAACCAAAGGAAGTGGTATCACCGACAACCAGTCCAGATAATTCTTTATTTCTAAAGAAAGAAGTGACTGTTGGTAAAAATGTTGAAGATGATACCTTTTGCACCAAGCAACGTGGTGAGGCACAGAAGGTATTAACAAATGGTCACAAGTCGAAGAAGATTGGTGCTTCAAAGAAGAGATGTGGGAGTGAAGTTGGACTAAACAAAACTAGCACGTCTGCTTTAACATCGTTAAAGGTTGACAGTGAGGGTCATTCTGTTGATTCCTCTGAATCACTTGAGCGATCAAAAGATGGAGTTAAGGTAAAAAATGACTCTGGTAGAAGCATGCGCGAGTTTTCTTCAAGCCCTCTCAAAGCAGATTCTGGTATCAATGCAGGAAAAAATTCGAAAGATCTGCTAAAAGCAAAAAAGCAGTTCAAGGTCGCTGATAAAATGCCGGACTCTGGTGTTGATCCAGATGAGCAGGCCAAGGAAAAACCTTCTGGCAAGGAAAAGAGGGCCCAGCATGGACATGGAAAGCCTAACCGTGGAGCAAATGATGTTTTACATCCTGCCAAAAAGTCAAAGTGCGAAGATATGGGTGATGTTGCCACTCATGGAGCACATGCTAGAAGAATTAAGAGTGACTCTCCTAGGCCAAATGCTATTGACAAGAAGGCATTGAAGACGCCAGAGTTCAAAGGCTCATTATCATGTGTCAAAGCAGAAACTAATCTGGCTTCCAGAGGCCAAAGTTGTAATTTTGGATCCAATGCTTCTGGTGATGAGGCTGCACTACCTGTAACAAAGCGTCGACGCCGAGCAATGGAGGCTATGTCCGACTCTGAGACTCTTCCTGCTGATGataaaacagagagaaaatcTGTGTCAGTGAAGAATGATGTATCATGTTCTAGTGGCATTAAGGTTACAGGAATTCAACAGCACAAAAAACGGAGAGCTGTTTGCCTTTTTGATGATGACGACGATAATGACCGCAAAACTCCGGTTCATGGTGGATCTGCTAGAAACATTAGAGCATCTTTGTATGTTTCAGATGCTACCAGGAGCAGTGAAGCACAGAATGATTGTTCTAAAGATGCTCTGCATGTCGGAGTTTCTACTGGACTTGAGGATGGCCATTCAAAAGAGTTTTCCTCTGAAGTGCAAAATGAGTCTCTGTCACCAGGTGAATGTCAAACTGATGTGAAGATGCCTGAAAAGGAAATTGCTACTCATATTTCGTGTAGTCCGAGGAAACTATACTCTGAGCAGTTGTCATCCAAGGAATCGAAGGAACAATCGTCATTGAAGGAGGCAAAATCAATGTTGATTTCCCCAAGAAAGTCTCCTCATTCAGGTCCTGTGACCAGACCAGTGGCTGAACAGCATAAAGTGGCTGAACAGCATAAAGTGGCCAAGGCTTTGATTAAAGTTTCTGCTACTGTTACTCAGAAGAAGGTTCATGCTGGGTCTGCTAAGGGTTTGGGTGTTGTTTCTAATGGCATGAATTCTTCTCAGAATCAAGAAACAACTCAAAGAAACAGACCTTCTTCAGGAGAAAGATCTAAAGCCCCTCCTAAATCAATCTCAAGGATCGGTGAATCTACTGTTTTGATTGATAATTCAGTAGAGTATGATTCTTTGCCCAGTGAAAG AATGGAAGCTGTTAGGGAAGATAAAAGTAGTTCTCTGGCTGATTCTAAGACTCCAGAATCTGTTATGTCCATGAAGCATCTTATTGCTGCAGCACAGGCAAAAAGGAGACAAGCTCACTCTCAGAACTTCTCTCTTGGAATTTTCAGTTCTTTTGTATCTGCACCTGATGTCCCGGGAAGGAGCCCCAGTCCACCCACAGTGCAGTATCTTTTGACTGGTACTAGCAATGTGCTGCAGGAAGATTTGCAAGGATTACATTATCCCACAAATTTGGATTCTCCATTAAATCATGGTCACCAATCTCCATTGCGAAATCAATTTGACGTTGAAGAAATTGAGGAAAGAAGAGTTAGTTCAGGGCACAGGACTGCCGGAGGCTCTCTGAGTGGTGGTACTGAAGCAGCTGTGGCTCGTGATGCCTTTGAAGGGATGATAGAGACTTTGTCCAGGACTAAGGAAAGTATTGGACGTGCTACTCGTCTTGCTATTGACTGTGCAAAGTATGGAATTGCTAATGAG GTGGTGGAACTTCTCATACGGAAGCTGGAAACTGAGGCCAGTTTTCATCGTAAAGTCGACCTGTTCTTTCTTGTAGATTCCATTACCCAATGTTCGCATAGTCAGAAAG GCATTGCTGGTGCTTCATACATTCCAGCAGTTCAAGCAGCATTGCCACGTCTTCTTGGTTCTGCTGCTCCACCTGGAGCTGTTGCCCGTGAAAATCGTCGTCAGTGTCTCAAG GTTTTGCGGTTGTGGCTTGAGAGGAAAATCTTACCTGAATCTATTCTTCGGCCTTACATGGATGACATTGGGGTTTCAAACGATGATACGTCCACCGGTCTTTCGCTGAGACGTCCATCACGAGCAGAGCGAGCTGTAGATGATCCATTAAGAGAAATGGAAGGCATGCTGGTTGATGAATATGGCAG TAATGCTACATTTCAGCTGCCCGGTCTATTATCTTCCCATGTATTtgaagatgaggaggatgatTTTCCAAGCACTTCAGTCAAGGAAGCTGGTGATGCACTAGTAGTGGATGCCGATGCCGCACATGCATTGGAAGATTCAGAAACACATACAATTCCTCCAAATGACAGGCGCCATTGCATCTTGGAGGACGTGGATGGTGAGCTCGAAATGGAAGATGTTTCAGGACACCTGAAGGACGAAAGGCCCTCATTCATAAATGGTTCTCTTAAAATGGATTCACAACTACAGAGCTTAAATGGGACTTTGGAATTTGCTTGTAGTAATTCCACCGAGTTGCCCCCACTACCGGAGGGCTCTCCACCATTGCCTCTTGattctcctcctccaccaccacctttGCCTCCTTCACCACCTCCACCACCCCCCCCATTGTCTCCATCACCCCCACCTCCACCGCCTCCCCCATCACAGCCAGCACCTCTTCAGTCACAGTTACCGCCTcctccccctcctcctcctctatcACACTCTGGTGCTCCACCATTGTTGGTTGCTCAATCTTCTTTACCAGCCCAGTCTTCATTACTCTCCCAACCCTTTTTACCACCCCAATCATCAATACAGTCTTCCCCACAGTTGGCATATCAACCACCTGTACCTCATGAATACTGCAGCACTTCTAGT GGCAACCAACTTGTTCAAATGGCTGGTCATGGGGGTCATATTGATAATACACAGAGAAGTGAAATGTTTCCACAGCAGTCATCGTGTTTTACTTCAACAGGAGTCTCCAATTCTCGCGAACCATCTGGATTTAATTCTTCAAGGCAATTAGAATATGGACACAATGATATGTATTTAAATCCacaaatttctcaaaccaaCCAACAATTTCAACAAGGTGATACCTCTTTTACACAAAGACCCATACACCCTGCCCCGCCTCACAATCAGCCCAgtcatttttcttatacaaaacCGACGATTCAGCAACATGCTCAGCATTCATATCACCATCCGTATTCCTTGCCCTCCCTTCCGGATGGCCAGAGGCGATTTGTTGCTGATGAACAATGGAGGATGCCCTCGGGGGATTTCAAAACTGAACATCAGCATGGTGGGTGGATGAATGGAGAGAGAGCTCATTTGGGACCTACCTTTGGCCAGGAAG GTTATTTTCGGCCACAGGCAAATAATATTGGTTTTCAGCGTTCAGCCCCTAATAATCTACCAGCTGGGGCTCCAATATCAG GTCCTGGCGTTTCCCAGATGTTTCCATGTAGACCAGACATTTCTGCTCTTAATTGCTGGAGGCCAGCTTGA
- the LOC108988528 gene encoding ATP-dependent Clp protease proteolytic subunit 2, mitochondrial encodes MRSLISRARLLAATLSAGGSASTWAHQPVRRYSLIPMVIEHSSRGERAYDIFSRLLKERIVCINGPISDDTSHVVVAQLLFLESENPSKPIHMYLNSPGGAVTAGLAIYDTMQYIRSPINTICLGQAASMASLLLSAGTKGERRSLPNATVMIHQPSGGYSGQAKDMTIHTKQIVRVWDSLNALYSKHTGQSIEIIQKNMDRDYFMTPDEAKEFGIIDEVIDERPVALVTDAVGNEGKDKGSSKD; translated from the exons ATGAGGAGCCTAATTTCAAGAGCTAGACTCCTCGCCGCCACCTTATCGGCCGGGGGATCAGCATCGACGTGGGCTCACCAACCGGTGCGCAGGTACAGCCTTATCCCTATGGTGATAGAGCACTCGTCGCGAGGCGAGCGCGCCTACGACATCTTCTCCCGCCTCCTCAAGGAGCGAATCGTGTGCATCAATGGCCCCATCTCCGACGACACCTCCCACGTCGTCGTCGCCCAGCTCCTCTTCCTCGAGTCCGAGAACCCCTCCAAACCTATCCACATGTACCTCAACTCCCCCGGCGGCGCCGTCACCGCAG GTCTTGCCATTTATGATACTATGCAGTACATCCGGTCTCCAATCAATACAATTTGTTTAGGCCAAGCTGCATCGATGGCATCTCTTCTTTTATCAGCAGGGACCAAGGGTGAAAGAAGATCTCTCCCGAATGCAACAGTTATGATTCATCAGCCTTCTGGAGGATACAGTGGGCAGGCGAAGGATATGACAATTCACACAAAGCAGATTGTTCGGGTTTGGGATTCGCTAAATGCACTGTATTCAAAGCACACGGGGCAGTCGATAGAGATAATTCAGAAGAATATGGATAGAGATTACTTCATGACACCAGATGAAGCCAAGGAGTTTGGGATTATTGATGAGGTTATTGATGAAAGACCAGTGGCTTTGGTGACTGATGCTGTTGGAAATGAAGGAAAGGACAAAGGTTCAAGTAAGGATTAG